The sequence CTCTTCCGCGGGCTCGGACGGAGTCGGGGCCGGGGGCGTCTCTTCCCTGACAACGTCTTTGCCGCAGGCGTTTGCCAGGAAGAGAAGCATCACAAGGGGAATCAAAAGCCGGGACGGTTTTCTCTCTTTTCGTGCCATCATATCGCCTCCCCGCAGATATTACCGCATGGGAAAATAAAATTGAAGGGATAATGGCTACCACTCGCGCCGGCGTTTATTGCGCAATCGTCCGGCCAGGCCGGGGAAATAACGCCAGGCAACGTTCTTGGCCAGGTTGCGAGCGCGACGGTGCAGGTCCCGCCACCACGGAGGCGGCGATAAAATGGTTTCCAGGGCGGACGCGGCTGCGGGCTCTCTGTCAGGCCCACACCACCGCAACAGTTCATCGTACTCGCGACCCCAGCGGCCGCGATCCGCCACCAGGGGCCAGCGGGCCCAGTGCGGGGGGGCGGAAAATGCGTGATTGGGTTCCTTGATGCCCGCCAGGCGCAATGCCAGCCTGGTGCGCAGGCACTTGTCGCAGTCACCGCAGTTGATCCGGTCGGGCGGATTCGATTCACACACCTGCAGCCATTCCGCCGCCCGGGGAGCATTCCGGGTGATACGACGAATTTTTTCAATCCGCCCGGCTTCAGCTCCGTGGTGGATAATCCGGACGGCATCCGACGACCACAGGGCATCCAGGTGCGGATGGGAGCCGTAGGGATTAAGCGCGGCCAGGCTTAGTGAAGCGGGAATCACAAAACGGTTGCATTCCGCCTGCAGGCAATGGGCGATCGCAGCCAGGAAGCCGCTCAGCCAGCAGGTGCCGAAAAAATTGCCGGGGAAGCGAGTTCCCCAGCGGGAAAAGCTGCGGTCGGCCAGTGACCTTAGGTTGGTTTCCACCACCATGATTTGCCGTTTCAACATGCGCGCCTGAGACTCAACCGCTTGCAGCGTGGTCTGCAACAAGTCGATGCGCTCGACCGGGTTTTCGAAGCCGTGCACCAGTACCAGGCGATCTGTCTTCAGGTTGGGGTCCATCTGGGTATACAGCGAATCCACTCCCCCGGAAAAACAGGCCGCTGTACGCATGGCAGTAGAGACCGCTTCTTTTCCCACAGGAGCCGTGAGCCGGCTGCGCCGGAAACCCGGATACCAGCCAAGCAGGATATCCTGGATTCGGGTAACCGCGCCATGCAGGCGCGGGGAAACCGGGGAGGCGACATCCAGGTCCTCCCCGGCCTGCATGCAAGACACCAGGAAGGCGCACAAGAACACATCACCCGGGTGATGGGGTGAAGCTGCGGCTGGAAAACGAAACCAGACCCGCGATTTTTCCGCCCGGAGATGGTCGGGCCGCACACTGGCGCTCAATTCAGCCCGGCCGTTTTTTGTCTGAAAGCGAACATTTTCTATGCGCATGGAGCCTGATGGTTTTTCTCAGTTTACTTCAAGCCGTGGCGTGGCTCAAGAATCCAGCCATTTTTCCAAGTCCGCGCGGAAACGGATGAAAAAACCAGGCGGCCGGGAAACCTTTTTTGCAAATGCAGTGAATTCTCAGGCGGCGCCGGCACTGTGGTTTGTATTCAAAACCATGTTCCGCACGAAATAGCGGTGGACGGTGGTATCCGGGGTCATTTCGGGGTGGAAGGTCAAAGCCAGGACGCGGTCGGAACGAACCATGACCGCTTCGTTTTTCCAGCGTCCCAGTACGGTGACCCCCTCACCCATTTCGCGGATGCGCGGTGCGCGGATGAAAACACCCTCCACCCGGGCGCGCGTTCCATCCAGATCCAGGTCCACGCGGTCGATAAACGATTGCGCCTGGCGACCGAAGCCGTTGCGTTCCACCCGGATATCCAGCAGGGCCAGGGTTTGCATGCGTGATTCCAC is a genomic window of Candidatus Aminicenantes bacterium containing:
- the pdxT gene encoding pyridoxal 5'-phosphate synthase glutaminase subunit PdxT, whose amino-acid sequence is MPRPLVGVLALQGDFARCGAIMGTCAGLIVLANRLVESRMQTLALLDIRVERNGFGRQAQSFIDRVDLDLDGTRARVEGVFIRAPRIREMGEGVTVLGRWKNEAVMVRSDRVLALTFHPEMTPDTTVHRYFVRNMVLNTNHSAGAA